A single window of Flavobacterium sp. 140616W15 DNA harbors:
- a CDS encoding efflux RND transporter permease subunit yields the protein MNLIRFALRKPISIMVMVLGLLFFGIKATKDIKVDILPDMNLPVVYIAHSFNGYTPQQMEGYFTKMYVNMMLFTSGIESIETKNTQGLTLMKINFYEGTDMGQAIAEINALSNRSQVFLPPGAPPPFIIRFDASSQPVGQLVFKSNSKTNNELQDIANFTARPFLIKIPGLTTAPPFGGSPRTIEINIDPNKLRTHQLTPEQIVEAISRNNITSPSGNIYIDDINYLTPTNNTIKEVADFGNIPIFKGAVDNVYIRDVATVKDGADITTGYALINGARSVYINIAKSGNASTWDVVRNLKKAIPMIQNNLPDDVTISYEFDQSVYVINAVKSLILEGVLGALLTGLMVLLFLRDKRAALIVVLTIPISIISGVLFLKLFGQSINIMSLSGLALAIGILVDESTVTIENIHQHLAMGKTKAKAILDACREIAFPKLLILLCILAVFAPAFMMTGIPGSLFMPLALAIGFSMILSFLLSQTFVPVMANWLMKAKEEDHEHKEDKFDRFKNRFVTFLQSIMEKRKTILIASFVVVALGIFVMYSNTGKDVLPTVNSSQFQVRIKAPEGTRIEKTELKIKQVLRELETVIGKDHIAISSVFIGQHPSSFAVSPIYLYNAGPHEALMQIALKDFDGNTNDLKEKIRHHMKTKMPELHFSFEPIELTEKILSQGTNTPIEVRFSGMMKKMNIMYANKLLAKLKEIDYLRDQQIPQSLSYPAFEINIDRLRAAQLGIDAQDIARSLVPITASSRYTSKNMWVGGMMGIAYDVQVQTPQNILNSKDELLNVPLGKNSDRPVLGDVATITPTKVLGESYNLGTMGYTPVTANIHNADLGRAQKDVQAAIASLGELPKGVNIQISGMVPVLDETMSSLALGLLIAIMVIFLMLAANYQSFKVSFVILTTVPFVILGSLLLMKVTGSTLNLQSYMGIIMSVGVSIANAVLLISNAETLRLQNGNALTAAIQAASLRIRPIIMTSLAMIAGMLPMAIGHGEGGDQVAPLGRAVIGGLIASSFSVLLLLPLVFVWIQGKASTQSPSLDPEDENSTHYITSEK from the coding sequence ATGAATTTAATACGTTTTGCCTTGCGCAAGCCCATCTCGATTATGGTGATGGTGCTAGGGCTTTTATTCTTCGGAATTAAAGCTACTAAAGATATAAAGGTAGATATTCTGCCAGATATGAATCTTCCTGTCGTGTATATTGCCCATTCTTTTAATGGCTATACACCGCAACAAATGGAAGGCTATTTTACAAAGATGTACGTAAACATGATGTTGTTTACAAGCGGAATCGAAAGCATCGAAACCAAGAATACTCAAGGACTTACGCTAATGAAAATAAACTTTTATGAAGGTACAGATATGGGTCAGGCTATTGCTGAAATCAATGCCCTTTCTAACCGTTCTCAGGTATTTTTGCCGCCGGGTGCTCCGCCTCCATTCATCATAAGATTTGATGCATCGTCGCAACCTGTTGGACAATTGGTTTTCAAGAGTAATTCAAAAACCAATAACGAGTTACAGGATATTGCCAACTTTACGGCTCGACCATTTTTGATTAAAATTCCTGGATTAACCACCGCACCTCCCTTTGGCGGAAGCCCAAGAACAATCGAAATAAACATCGACCCGAATAAATTACGTACCCATCAACTAACTCCTGAGCAAATTGTAGAGGCTATTAGCCGCAATAATATTACTTCACCTTCAGGAAATATATACATTGATGATATTAATTATTTAACGCCGACGAACAATACAATTAAAGAAGTTGCCGATTTTGGAAATATTCCAATTTTTAAAGGTGCAGTCGATAACGTTTATATTCGCGATGTGGCAACTGTAAAAGATGGTGCTGATATTACAACAGGTTATGCTTTGATTAACGGAGCACGCTCGGTATATATCAATATTGCAAAATCGGGTAATGCATCGACTTGGGACGTGGTAAGAAATTTAAAGAAAGCCATCCCAATGATTCAGAATAATTTACCGGATGATGTTACTATTTCTTATGAATTTGACCAATCGGTATATGTGATCAATGCCGTAAAAAGTTTAATTCTCGAAGGCGTATTAGGTGCTTTATTAACCGGATTAATGGTATTGCTATTCTTACGTGATAAAAGAGCCGCTTTAATTGTGGTACTAACGATTCCAATTTCTATTATCTCAGGCGTATTATTCCTGAAATTATTTGGACAAAGTATCAATATTATGTCCTTATCAGGATTGGCTCTAGCCATAGGAATCTTGGTTGACGAAAGTACAGTTACGATAGAAAACATTCACCAGCATCTTGCAATGGGCAAGACAAAAGCCAAAGCCATTTTAGATGCTTGTCGTGAAATTGCTTTTCCTAAATTATTGATTCTGCTTTGCATTTTGGCAGTATTTGCTCCAGCATTTATGATGACAGGAATTCCAGGTTCATTATTCATGCCATTGGCACTTGCTATAGGATTTTCAATGATTTTATCATTCCTCCTATCACAAACCTTTGTTCCCGTAATGGCAAACTGGTTAATGAAAGCCAAAGAAGAAGATCACGAACACAAAGAAGATAAATTCGATAGATTTAAAAATCGTTTTGTAACGTTCTTACAATCTATAATGGAGAAACGCAAAACGATTTTAATTGCCAGTTTTGTTGTAGTGGCCTTAGGTATTTTTGTAATGTACAGTAATACAGGAAAAGATGTATTACCAACCGTAAATTCAAGTCAGTTTCAGGTACGTATAAAAGCGCCTGAAGGAACTCGAATCGAAAAAACGGAGCTAAAAATCAAACAGGTATTACGTGAGTTAGAAACTGTAATTGGTAAAGACCATATTGCAATTTCTTCGGTATTTATCGGTCAGCACCCATCGTCATTTGCGGTAAGTCCAATTTACCTATACAATGCAGGACCACACGAAGCGTTGATGCAAATTGCATTAAAAGATTTTGACGGAAACACCAATGATTTAAAAGAAAAAATCCGTCATCATATGAAAACAAAAATGCCTGAATTGCATTTTTCTTTCGAACCGATAGAACTTACAGAAAAGATTCTTAGCCAAGGAACCAATACGCCTATTGAAGTTCGCTTTTCTGGAATGATGAAAAAAATGAACATCATGTATGCCAATAAATTATTGGCAAAACTAAAAGAAATTGACTATTTAAGAGACCAGCAAATTCCGCAATCGTTGAGCTATCCTGCTTTCGAAATTAATATCGACAGATTAAGAGCTGCACAATTAGGAATCGATGCACAAGACATTGCTCGTTCATTAGTGCCAATTACAGCATCTTCACGCTATACAAGCAAAAATATGTGGGTAGGTGGAATGATGGGAATTGCTTACGATGTGCAAGTGCAAACGCCTCAAAATATATTAAACAGCAAAGACGAATTGCTTAATGTACCGTTAGGAAAAAACTCCGATCGACCAGTTCTTGGCGATGTAGCTACCATAACTCCAACAAAAGTTTTGGGAGAAAGTTACAATCTAGGAACAATGGGTTACACACCTGTTACGGCAAATATTCATAATGCCGATTTAGGCCGTGCACAAAAAGATGTACAAGCAGCGATTGCATCATTGGGAGAATTACCAAAAGGAGTAAATATTCAAATCTCAGGAATGGTTCCTGTACTAGATGAAACCATGAGCAGTCTGGCATTAGGATTATTAATTGCTATTATGGTTATCTTCTTGATGTTGGCAGCCAATTACCAATCGTTCAAAGTTTCGTTTGTAATTCTAACAACCGTTCCGTTTGTAATCTTAGGTTCGTTGTTATTAATGAAGGTAACAGGTTCAACATTAAACCTACAATCATACATGGGAATCATTATGTCCGTAGGAGTTTCTATTGCCAATGCCGTATTATTAATAAGTAATGCCGAAACCTTGCGCCTGCAAAACGGAAATGCATTAACGGCGGCCATTCAGGCAGCATCATTACGTATTCGTCCTATTATCATGACATCGCTGGCAATGATAGCGGGAATGTTGCCTATGGCTATAGGACATGGCGAAGGTGGCGATCAGGTTGCCCCATTAGGAAGAGCCGTAATAGGTGGATTAATCGCATCCTCATTTAGTGTATTGCTTTTACTGCCATTAGTATTCGTATGGATACAAGGCAAAGCATCTACTCAATCCCCATCATTAGATCCTGAGGACGAAAACAGTACACATTATATAACATCAGAAAAATAA
- a CDS encoding PLP-dependent aminotransferase family protein, whose translation MNPKGYSNKIKTPMLRPWKTIFNISFNSDQTLVEQITNVIRKEIIKGRLERGAPLPGTRILAEDIGVNRKTVVFAYEALIEEGWLESKYKSGTFVSENLPLIEKQQPAVQKKAATFEHIHYNPFYLTDRALEGSRIVFNEGAPDTRLVPLKELSRAYKRIFQRKGKWGLLGYSSEKGDHKLREMLSLMLSRDRGLNVNPETICVTRGSQMAIYLVAKVLIKSGDTVVVENPSYYAVQKIFRETGAILKTVEIDNDGINIEELEALCGKTRIKAVYVTPHHQFPTTITMKAGRRIQLLELSLKYHFAIIEDDYDHEYHFGAGNKLALASNEKSANVIYISSLSKLIAPAIRVGYVTGPATFMESLVNLRVQIDRQGDTILEHAIAELMEDGTIKRHARKVVAIYKERRDLMESCLHENFGSAISFNKPTGGLAFWVKFNEPIDLIQYIALLEQKGVQIVPPGSFYVNNQSSNSLRLGYGSLNKEELTEGLKIMGAVYKELNS comes from the coding sequence TTGAATCCAAAAGGATATTCTAATAAAATAAAAACACCAATGTTAAGACCCTGGAAAACAATTTTCAATATTTCGTTTAATTCCGATCAAACTTTGGTAGAACAAATAACCAACGTAATTCGAAAAGAAATTATTAAAGGAAGGCTTGAAAGAGGAGCACCATTACCGGGCACCAGAATTTTAGCTGAGGATATTGGAGTAAATAGAAAAACTGTTGTTTTTGCTTACGAAGCCCTCATCGAGGAAGGATGGTTAGAGAGTAAATACAAATCTGGAACATTTGTATCCGAGAATTTACCATTAATAGAAAAACAGCAACCTGCAGTTCAAAAAAAAGCGGCCACTTTTGAACACATACATTACAATCCTTTTTATCTTACCGACCGTGCACTTGAAGGAAGCCGCATTGTTTTTAATGAAGGTGCTCCAGATACCCGACTGGTCCCGCTTAAAGAATTATCGAGAGCATACAAACGTATCTTTCAACGCAAAGGAAAATGGGGATTACTTGGTTATAGCAGTGAAAAAGGAGATCATAAACTCCGAGAAATGCTCTCACTAATGCTTTCGAGAGATAGAGGCCTTAATGTAAACCCAGAAACGATATGTGTAACCAGAGGAAGTCAGATGGCGATATATCTTGTTGCCAAGGTTCTTATTAAATCTGGCGATACTGTGGTAGTCGAAAATCCCTCTTATTATGCCGTTCAAAAGATATTTCGAGAAACAGGAGCTATTTTAAAAACAGTCGAAATAGATAATGATGGAATTAATATTGAGGAACTTGAAGCATTATGTGGCAAGACAAGAATCAAAGCAGTATATGTCACTCCTCACCACCAATTCCCTACTACAATTACTATGAAAGCGGGACGAAGAATACAATTACTAGAATTATCCTTAAAATATCATTTTGCTATAATCGAAGATGATTATGACCACGAATATCATTTTGGTGCAGGAAACAAACTCGCATTAGCCAGTAATGAAAAATCAGCTAATGTCATATATATTAGTTCGTTAAGTAAACTCATAGCACCTGCAATACGTGTGGGTTACGTTACAGGTCCTGCAACCTTTATGGAATCTCTAGTAAACCTGCGTGTGCAAATTGATCGTCAAGGAGATACTATTCTTGAACATGCTATAGCTGAATTAATGGAAGACGGAACCATAAAAAGACATGCTCGCAAAGTAGTAGCTATATACAAAGAAAGGCGTGATTTAATGGAATCTTGTTTACATGAAAATTTTGGAAGTGCCATTAGTTTTAATAAACCAACAGGAGGACTCGCTTTTTGGGTAAAATTTAATGAGCCGATAGACCTCATCCAATATATTGCGCTACTTGAGCAAAAAGGAGTTCAAATTGTACCTCCAGGAAGTTTTTATGTAAACAACCAATCTTCTAATTCCTTAAGACTTGGTTATGGTTCTCTAAACAAGGAGGAACTTACTGAAGGATTAAAAATTATGGGGGCTGTTTATAAAGAATTAAATTCTTAA
- a CDS encoding efflux RND transporter periplasmic adaptor subunit — MKLIYYILIGIVFASCNSETKKAEKTDAMPMMMMPNFETIAIKKSNPLVPLKLAGELVSDQETAIYAKVNSYVKKLPVDIGSVVTKGQVILVLEAPEIQAQLASAKSKWKAQEAIYIATKSNYDRMFKANETKGAIAKDALDQITARKLADQAQLEAAKSAYQEIQIMNDYLVIRAPFSGIVAERNIDLGSYVGPMGKGSDKPLLVLQDNKKLRVSLSVPEANTAYLNLGDSIHFKVSSIPQKKYMAKISRKSGVLDFKLRSERIEADLMKVYPELKPLMVVEAMIPLQAKEATFFIPKTALVESNIGMYVIRIENGVTKNIPVSKGRPLMDKIEVFGELNEDDNILLKATEEIVEGTKIKK; from the coding sequence ATGAAACTAATCTATTATATCCTTATCGGAATTGTATTTGCATCCTGCAATTCAGAAACTAAAAAGGCCGAAAAAACAGACGCGATGCCAATGATGATGATGCCAAATTTTGAAACAATAGCCATCAAAAAAAGCAATCCACTAGTACCATTAAAACTAGCCGGAGAATTAGTCTCAGATCAGGAAACGGCTATTTATGCTAAAGTAAACAGTTATGTTAAGAAACTTCCCGTAGATATTGGCTCAGTAGTGACCAAAGGACAAGTTATTCTTGTACTCGAAGCGCCAGAGATTCAGGCACAATTAGCATCTGCAAAATCAAAGTGGAAAGCACAGGAAGCAATATACATTGCGACAAAATCCAATTACGACCGCATGTTTAAAGCCAATGAAACAAAAGGCGCCATTGCCAAAGATGCTTTAGACCAGATTACAGCAAGAAAACTAGCCGACCAAGCGCAACTAGAAGCAGCCAAATCAGCTTATCAGGAAATACAAATTATGAATGACTACTTGGTAATTCGAGCGCCGTTTAGCGGAATCGTTGCCGAAAGAAACATCGACTTAGGTTCGTATGTTGGTCCAATGGGAAAAGGTTCTGACAAGCCCTTATTGGTACTTCAGGATAATAAGAAATTAAGAGTTTCCTTATCAGTTCCTGAGGCAAATACAGCTTATTTGAACTTGGGAGATTCGATACATTTCAAAGTAAGTTCGATACCTCAAAAAAAGTATATGGCAAAAATATCTCGAAAATCAGGAGTATTAGATTTCAAACTTCGTTCTGAACGCATCGAAGCCGATTTAATGAAAGTATATCCAGAGCTAAAACCATTAATGGTAGTTGAAGCAATGATTCCGTTGCAAGCAAAAGAAGCAACATTTTTCATTCCAAAAACAGCCTTAGTCGAAAGTAATATCGGCATGTATGTAATTCGCATCGAAAACGGAGTAACCAAAAACATCCCCGTTTCAAAAGGACGCCCATTAATGGACAAAATAGAAGTATTTGGCGAATTAAATGAAGACGATAACATACTCCTAAAAGCAACTGAAGAAATAGTAGAAGGAACAAAAATTAAAAAATAA
- a CDS encoding GNAT family N-acetyltransferase, with the protein MKHIEIATLDHLDEFAELFNSYRVFYRQPSNVEIGKVFLKERISNNETTTFLIKADGKFVGFAQLYSLYHYKALQRQWLLSDLFVAPDFRGRGFSKDLIDRCKQFCDETDACGLLLETEKTNEIGNILYPKCGFELDQDHNYYNWWKNA; encoded by the coding sequence ATGAAACACATTGAAATTGCTACATTAGATCATTTGGATGAATTTGCTGAATTATTCAATAGTTATCGCGTTTTTTATAGACAGCCGTCTAATGTCGAGATAGGGAAAGTTTTTCTTAAAGAACGAATCAGTAACAATGAAACAACTACTTTTTTAATTAAAGCCGATGGTAAATTTGTAGGATTTGCCCAATTATATTCATTATATCACTACAAGGCATTACAACGACAATGGCTGTTAAGTGATTTATTTGTTGCTCCCGATTTTAGAGGACGAGGTTTTTCTAAGGACTTAATTGATAGATGCAAGCAATTTTGTGATGAAACGGATGCTTGCGGTTTGTTATTAGAAACAGAAAAGACAAACGAAATAGGTAATATTTTATATCCTAAATGTGGTTTCGAACTAGATCAGGATCATAATTATTACAATTGGTGGAAGAATGCTTAA
- a CDS encoding ABC-F family ATP-binding cassette domain-containing protein, which translates to MNYLSVENISKSFGERTLFDNISFGINKDQKIAFIAKNGSGKTTIMSIINGLEEPDTGQVVLRKGIRMAFLSQNNNLQEELTIEESIFASDNETLKVIEAYEKALENPEDEEAYQKAFDGMDQHNAWDFETQYKQILFKLKLENFKLKVKSLSGGQKKRLSLAIILINRPDLLILDEPTNHLDLEMIEWLESYFAKENITLFMVTHDRFFLERVCNEIIELDNGKLYQYKGNYSYYLEKKEERIASENSSVDKAQNLFVKELEWMRRQPKARTTKSKSRQDDFYVIKEKAQSRRRENKVELEINMERMGSKIIELHKISKKFKDHVILDNFSFDFQRGERIGIIGKNGTGKSTFLNLLTGTLPLDSGKVVVGETIKIGYYTQSGINPKPGQRVIDVIKEYGEYIPLMKGKIISASQLLERFLFDAKKQYDFVDRLSGGELKRLYLCTVLIQNPNFLILDEPTNDLDIVTLNVLESFLLDYPGCLLVVSHDRYFMDKIVDHLFIFRGQGVVEDFPGNYSDFRAYEDSADVAQKEENKAEKKDWKQNNPTGNLTFNEQKEYQKLEREIKDLEIDKTKIEQLFSDGKVADADIEKKANELQNIINKIDQKEERWFELSAKIEG; encoded by the coding sequence ATGAATTACTTATCTGTAGAAAATATATCCAAGTCATTTGGTGAAAGAACCTTATTTGACAACATCTCTTTTGGAATCAATAAGGACCAAAAAATTGCTTTCATTGCCAAAAACGGCTCTGGAAAAACAACTATTATGAGTATTATCAATGGTTTAGAAGAACCAGATACAGGTCAGGTAGTTTTAAGAAAAGGAATCAGAATGGCTTTTCTTTCGCAAAACAATAACTTACAAGAGGAACTTACTATCGAAGAAAGCATATTTGCTTCTGATAATGAAACTCTAAAAGTTATTGAAGCTTACGAAAAAGCATTAGAAAATCCTGAAGATGAAGAAGCATATCAAAAAGCTTTTGACGGAATGGATCAACACAATGCTTGGGATTTCGAAACACAATACAAGCAAATTCTATTTAAACTAAAGCTAGAGAACTTTAAACTAAAAGTAAAAAGTCTTTCTGGTGGTCAGAAAAAACGTTTATCATTAGCTATTATTCTTATCAATCGTCCTGATTTATTAATTCTGGATGAGCCTACCAACCACTTGGATCTTGAAATGATTGAATGGTTAGAGAGTTATTTTGCAAAAGAAAACATCACGTTGTTTATGGTAACACACGACCGTTTCTTCTTGGAGCGTGTTTGTAATGAAATCATAGAATTAGACAACGGAAAATTATACCAATACAAAGGGAATTACTCTTATTACTTAGAGAAAAAAGAAGAGCGAATTGCTTCTGAAAACTCAAGTGTAGATAAAGCACAAAACCTATTCGTAAAAGAATTAGAATGGATGCGTCGCCAGCCAAAAGCGAGAACAACAAAATCTAAATCGCGTCAGGATGACTTTTATGTAATTAAAGAAAAAGCACAAAGTCGTCGTCGCGAAAATAAAGTCGAGCTTGAAATTAATATGGAACGTATGGGAAGCAAAATTATTGAGCTTCACAAAATTTCTAAAAAATTCAAAGATCACGTTATTTTAGATAATTTCAGTTTTGATTTTCAACGTGGAGAACGTATCGGAATTATTGGTAAAAACGGAACTGGAAAATCGACTTTCCTTAATTTATTAACAGGGACACTTCCGCTAGATTCAGGAAAAGTTGTTGTTGGAGAAACAATAAAAATAGGATATTATACTCAAAGCGGAATCAACCCAAAACCAGGACAACGTGTTATCGATGTTATCAAAGAATACGGAGAATATATTCCGTTGATGAAAGGAAAGATTATATCGGCTTCACAATTATTAGAACGTTTCCTTTTTGATGCTAAAAAACAATACGATTTTGTAGATAGATTAAGTGGTGGAGAATTAAAACGTTTGTATTTATGTACTGTCCTAATTCAGAATCCTAACTTCCTTATTCTAGATGAGCCTACAAACGATTTAGATATCGTAACATTAAACGTTTTGGAGAGTTTTCTTTTAGATTATCCAGGATGTTTATTAGTAGTTTCTCACGATAGATATTTTATGGATAAAATTGTGGATCACTTATTCATTTTTAGAGGACAAGGTGTTGTTGAGGATTTTCCTGGAAACTACTCCGATTTTAGAGCGTATGAAGATAGTGCTGATGTAGCTCAAAAAGAAGAAAACAAAGCCGAAAAGAAAGATTGGAAACAAAACAATCCAACTGGAAACCTAACTTTTAATGAGCAAAAAGAATATCAAAAACTAGAAAGAGAGATCAAAGATTTAGAGATAGATAAAACTAAAATTGAGCAATTATTCTCTGACGGAAAAGTAGCCGATGCCGACATTGAGAAAAAAGCCAATGAGTTGCAAAATATCATTAATAAAATAGATCAAAAAGAAGAACGCTGGTTTGAGCTTTCTGCTAAGATTGAAGGGTAA
- a CDS encoding histidine phosphatase family protein: MKTHKIIFLLVVFFTATSISTAQKSKKAIKTSPQKVTFYIARHGKTMLNTLDRVQGWSDAPLTQEGVEGAEFLGKGLRGIDFKAAYTSDLGRATQTTNIVLQARGGEKIAIIENEGLRETNFGSYEGDLNSKMWGDAAIYLHFPTTEALFADVGKKGVKEVLSVVKILDKLNMAEDYDQVRTRTQNALKSIAEKEATSGGGNIFMVGHGMAIGTMLSNITGEEVPRSHMANASVCKVIYDKGKFTVESFGDTSYIEKGRQSIGK; encoded by the coding sequence ATGAAAACGCATAAAATTATCTTCTTATTGGTTGTCTTTTTTACAGCAACTTCAATTAGTACGGCACAAAAATCTAAAAAAGCAATTAAAACAAGTCCACAAAAGGTTACCTTTTATATTGCTCGTCACGGAAAAACGATGCTTAATACACTCGATAGAGTACAAGGTTGGTCTGATGCGCCATTAACTCAAGAAGGAGTTGAAGGAGCAGAATTTTTAGGCAAAGGGCTTAGAGGAATTGACTTTAAAGCAGCTTATACAAGTGATTTAGGACGTGCGACTCAAACAACCAATATTGTATTACAGGCAAGAGGGGGTGAAAAAATAGCTATTATTGAGAATGAAGGATTGAGAGAAACCAATTTTGGAAGTTATGAAGGTGATTTAAATTCAAAAATGTGGGGTGATGCCGCAATCTATTTACATTTTCCAACTACAGAAGCTCTTTTTGCTGATGTAGGCAAAAAGGGAGTGAAAGAAGTGCTTTCGGTAGTGAAAATACTCGATAAATTAAATATGGCAGAAGATTATGACCAAGTAAGAACACGTACTCAAAATGCACTGAAGTCTATTGCCGAAAAGGAAGCGACTAGTGGTGGTGGAAACATATTTATGGTAGGACATGGAATGGCAATAGGTACTATGTTGTCTAATATAACAGGAGAAGAAGTACCACGTTCCCATATGGCAAATGCTTCTGTGTGTAAAGTAATCTATGACAAAGGTAAGTTTACTGTAGAATCTTTTGGAGATACGAGCTATATTGAAAAAGGAAGACAAAGCATAGGTAAATAG
- a CDS encoding ATP-binding protein: MSITPFVNYDYVTLDAYAGVVTARRSEYIEKGIVVMEENEAIGILTSSDLAKKQHLIIIDCLTEKPVVYKTDKITDVLNIMDSSGQNVLMVYDKETFVGTISQNDIIYHLNSSLSIQKQTMQWAAHDLKNPIASIRMISDMLQNNLKLIENKQLVDYLNQSCDFAFKIIEDVLITEQVTEEPTFYTQENFDSLIEESITYFSKELEQKQITLVKSLNFGKTIKIDRPKFERVIHNLLSNSLKFTYENGAIDISTSTENNKLKLVVKDDGIGIPKNLQEYIYDKFTQAKRVGTAGEYTTGLGMHLTKQIVELHGGTIKMESDGKSGTSFSIFLNLT; this comes from the coding sequence ATGAGTATAACACCATTTGTAAATTACGATTATGTTACATTAGATGCCTATGCAGGTGTTGTAACAGCAAGACGTAGCGAGTATATAGAAAAAGGGATTGTTGTAATGGAAGAAAATGAAGCCATTGGTATTCTTACCTCTTCTGATTTAGCCAAAAAACAACACTTAATTATTATAGATTGCCTCACCGAAAAACCTGTTGTTTACAAAACGGATAAAATTACTGATGTTCTTAATATCATGGACAGTAGTGGACAAAATGTTTTAATGGTATATGACAAGGAGACTTTTGTAGGTACAATTTCTCAAAATGACATCATATATCATCTAAATTCTAGCCTTAGCATTCAAAAACAAACGATGCAATGGGCTGCTCATGATCTAAAGAATCCAATTGCTTCTATAAGAATGATAAGCGACATGCTTCAAAATAATCTTAAACTTATAGAAAACAAACAGCTGGTAGACTATTTAAATCAAAGTTGTGACTTTGCCTTTAAAATTATCGAAGATGTTCTAATAACTGAGCAAGTAACTGAAGAACCAACCTTTTATACACAAGAAAATTTTGATAGTCTAATTGAAGAATCCATTACTTATTTTTCTAAGGAACTGGAGCAAAAACAGATTACATTAGTAAAGAGCCTTAATTTCGGTAAAACGATTAAGATTGACCGTCCAAAATTTGAACGAGTAATTCATAACTTACTATCTAACAGTCTTAAATTTACATATGAAAATGGAGCTATTGACATCTCTACTTCTACCGAAAACAATAAACTAAAACTAGTTGTAAAAGACGACGGAATTGGTATTCCTAAAAATTTACAAGAATATATATATGATAAATTTACCCAAGCAAAACGTGTAGGAACAGCTGGTGAATACACAACTGGACTAGGTATGCATCTTACCAAACAAATTGTAGAACTACATGGTGGTACCATAAAAATGGAAAGCGATGGAAAATCAGGCACTTCCTTCTCTATCTTTTTGAATTTGACTTAG
- a CDS encoding histidine phosphatase family protein, which yields MKTKTIKTVTILFLFLSFFNVNAQKNKKKTASEDNIVTFYIARHGKTMMNTLKRAQGWADTPLTPQGIEVAEYLGKGLKDISFKAAYSSDLGRAHQTARIVLDTKGDKNMNIITNAGFREACFGRFEGDLNDNMLTAASIYMHYPSTEAMLKDSGEKMMRDLFSAIKAMDNLGMAENFDDLRYRTQRAFQEIAEKEAATGGGNILLTSHGLAIEVMLSGYDSKIPVTAQLGNASVSKVIYKNGKFTVESVGDMSYVEKGKKELSSK from the coding sequence ATGAAAACAAAAACCATAAAAACAGTTACAATTCTCTTTTTATTCCTTTCTTTTTTTAATGTAAATGCACAAAAAAATAAAAAGAAAACTGCTTCAGAAGATAATATTGTTACTTTTTATATCGCTCGTCATGGAAAAACTATGATGAATACTCTAAAAAGAGCTCAAGGTTGGGCAGATACGCCACTTACTCCACAAGGAATAGAAGTAGCTGAATATTTGGGAAAAGGACTAAAGGACATTTCTTTTAAAGCAGCTTATTCTAGTGACTTAGGCAGAGCACATCAAACGGCTCGAATTGTATTAGATACAAAAGGAGATAAAAACATGAATATTATCACAAATGCAGGATTTCGAGAAGCATGTTTTGGTCGTTTTGAGGGCGATTTAAATGACAATATGCTTACAGCAGCTTCTATATATATGCATTATCCTTCCACAGAAGCCATGCTAAAAGATTCTGGGGAAAAAATGATGCGAGATTTATTTTCAGCTATAAAAGCAATGGATAATCTTGGAATGGCAGAAAATTTCGATGATTTGAGGTACCGTACACAAAGAGCATTTCAGGAAATAGCTGAAAAAGAAGCCGCAACAGGAGGTGGAAATATCTTGCTTACGTCACACGGATTGGCAATAGAAGTTATGCTCTCAGGTTATGATTCTAAAATACCAGTTACCGCACAATTAGGAAATGCCTCTGTGAGTAAGGTAATTTATAAAAATGGAAAATTTACAGTAGAATCTGTTGGGGATATGAGTTATGTAGAAAAAGGAAAAAAAGAATTATCATCTAAATAG